The genomic segment TCAGCTACTCAGGCTAAAATCATTGGTGCAATACTATCTATATCTGGTGCTCTGGTCATTGTGCTTTATAAAGGCCCAAAAGTTCTCGCTGCTGCATCTTCTACACCTTCATCACTTACCATTTCGTCTCACCAGCATTTGGCCTCAGTAGAGTCTAGCTGGATGCTCGGAGGACTTCTGCTTTCTTCACAGTATTTTCTTATATCAGTCTGGTATATTATACAGGTACAAATACTTGAAAAGTTCACCAAATAGACTTAGGGTTTTTGTCCAAACATTAAAAGTTTTGCTCTAATGGTTTCAGACTCGGGTCATGGAGGTATACCCTGAAGAAATAACGGTAGTCTTCTTCTACAACTTATTTGCAACACTAATCTCAGCACCAGTATGTCTATTCGCGGAAAGTAACTTGACTTCTTGGGTACTTAAACCGGATATAACCCTCACTGCAATCATATACTCGGTgagaatcaaatttttttaatctggtTTGAGTACTGATGATGTTTTAAACTCAGAAATTAACACTTTGTTGCAGGGAGTCTTCGTTTCATTATTCAGCGCGCTTACCCACACATGGGGTCTGCATTTGAAGGGTCCAGTATACATATCCTTGTTCCGGCCATTGTCTATTGCGATTGCAGTCGCCATGGGTGCTATATTCCTCGGCGATTCACTTCACCTTGGGAGGTAccatctctttcatcttctGACTTTCCAGTGTATTCAGAAGATATTATCCATACTGAGAAACATAGAATTCATTACTGGGTAATTGAAATGCTTATTGTCATGTTTCTATTTAATGGAATCACATTCGGGAATTATATGGCGTCTGGATTCTAATCTACATGAGCTCTCATATATGGTTTATTCCTTATTATAATCGCGTTTGAGAAACACTTTTCCCCATTTCCATGGTATATCACTGTGTTAATTGCAATAAGCTTTTTGTGACAGTAATAACGAATAACGAATAACGAATATAGCTTTTGCATATATTGTGTTGGGCAGTGTCATTGGATCAATAATATTGTGCTTTGGATTCTACACTGTGATTTGGGGCAAAGCAAGAGAGGATACAATCAAAACTGTAGCTGGTTCTCAGCGGTCACCTTTGCTGATTACACACATCATAGAAGATGAAGCCTTTCCATTAAGATAAGATTGGTGCAAGTGGAATGCTTATACTATACATTAATAAATATGGATCCGTAAAAATATTGGTCCTCTATGTTTATAACTTCAATAGATGTCTATAGTTACAGTATAAGATATATCTGCTCTTTTTCTTGTGTTAATGTTGTTGTACATGGTCGTATTATTAGTCTATAAGAAACATTTggtctttttttaattatattgtcaCATCTTTGAATAAGTTTCTGGTAGATTCATCCTTGGAGGAAAATATTCAAGTGGAAGTTGGCACAAAGAGTTTCTTTCTTGAGGTATAGAGCTGTCTTAGTAGTTTTGTAATGCCCAAAGAGTTTCTTGTACTGGGATCCTTGATAATCTGGATATCATCCCAGTACAATGTATATATTAGTTGGTGTAAAGTATTGGTTAAGTTGGTGTGAAGTATTGGTCAATGTATATATTAGTGGTGACAATGATTTAAAGTATTGGTTACGTTGTTGGGCAAATTTatctaaattaaataatgtGCCCTTTAAACGTGATGGGATTAACCACTATGATTGGTTATAAACTCACTTTGACTTCTCAGAATTTTTGAAAGTCTGGACATCAAATCTATGACAGGAGAAGCAAGAGAACAGATAGAGGCATGGAGATACTTTTGCAGAGATGTCGTGCCATTCACTGCAATGGTCGCGGTGGAGTGTGTCACGGTTGGATCTAACACACTGTTCAAGGCTGCAACATTGAGAGGATTAAGCTTCTATGTATTTGTCTTCTACACTTATGTTGGTGCTGcacttgttcttcttccactttCCCTCATCTTTGGAAGGTACTGATCTCCTCAACCACTCTTGACTAGTATAAAATTTTCAAGAATGTGAACATAATTTACATGTGCAGGTCAAAAAGATTACCATCACCCAAGACCCCTGTcttcttcaaaattttcttacTTGCGCTTGTCGGGTAATGAAATACTCCTAAATTTATGGGCATTTacctgtttttctttttctagtttGCTAACTTCGGGGAAACAGGTTTATGTCGATGATAGCTGGTTGTAAAGGTATAGAATATAGTTCTCCAACTCTTGCCTCTGCTATCAGCAACCTCACACCCGCTTTCACATTCACGCTTGCTGTTATCTTCAGGTTTCACCTCGTTCTCTTTCGTTTTCCGTTTTGGGATTGTATATAGATAATTTATATACAATGGGGTAGCTCCACACTTATTAACTGTACAAATTTATAAGCCTCTTTCTTTTCTGAATGGCCAAGATATGTCCTGACATCACAGTCTTTGCTTCCTTTTGTAAGTGAGTACTGAGTAGTTTAAACAATGTAAAATTTTGGTaccaaccaaaaccaaaacacatgGTAAAGGTCATAACCAGACGTGTACCCACATGTTGCCCTGAGAGAGATATGGGTACATTTTGGGTGTGTTTGTAACTATCATCTGGAAATTTTACTCTTATATTACTGTCCTTGTGTAACTGGTAAAGGATGGAACAAGTAGTCTTAAGGAGCTCTGCGACTCAGGCTAAAATCATTGGCACGATAGTATCAATATCTGGtgctttggttgttgttcttTATAAAGGCCCTAAAGTTCTAACTGCAGCATCTCTTACACCTCCATCACCTACCATTTCGCTTTACCAGCATTTGACTTCGTTCGATTCGAAATGGATAATTGGAGGTCTCTTGCTCGCTACACAGTATCTACTTGTTTCAGTCTGGTATATTCTTCAGGTATGTTAAATACtttgaatttaatattaacACTTATAACTCTTGCTAAATGCGGCAGCTCTATATGATTTCAGACTCGGGTCATGGAGTTATACCCTGAAGAAATAACTGTAGTATTCTTGTACACCTTATGCGCAACACTAATCTCGGCACCAGTATGTCTATATGTGGAAAAAGACTTGACTTCTTTTATGCTTAAACCGGGTCTCTCCCTTGCTGCAGTCATGTACTCGGTCAGAATCAAACCTTAAATGTTGCTTTAAGTAGTGATTATGTTGTAAGCTCAGAAATTAACACTCTGTTTACAGGGAGGCGTAGTTTCATCATTGGGTACAGTTATACACACATGGGGTCTGCATCTGAAAGGTCCAGTCTACATATCCTTGTTCAAGCCATTGTCTATTGTGATAGCCGTAGCTATGGGTGTTGTATTTCTTGGCGATGCACTATACCTTGGGAGGTACGATATCTTTCACCATCTACCTAAATAGCACGCTCAGAAGACTTTTTAAATATTGTCTCTATATTTATATTGAGAAACAAACGTAACACTCATGGAATATTCACACTGATAGTTATATGGTTTCTGGTTGTAATTCATCTCAAGTCACACTTAGCCgccatatatatagtttttcttCATGTCTTTTTGGACAATAATAACTCATATAGATTTCGCCATATTTGTGTTGTTTACAGTGTCATTGGATCAATGATTTTGAGCTTAGGATTCTACACTGTGATTTGGGGAAAAGCAAGAGAGGATGCAATCATAACGGTGAATGGTTCTGAGCAGTTGCCTTTGTTGCTTACACACACCATAGAATGAAGCCTCATCATAAGATGTGACTGATGCAAGTGGAATCTGTTTATAATATTCCTTTATAAATATGGAGCTATTCAGAGATGGGAATGGTCCCCATTGATGTTAacgtatatatatcttacattgtacatataataattataaaaattcgTGTACTATTTCACGGATGTATAtggatattttctttaattgaagACGACTGATATTGCCATATTATTACCTTCGCTATGCTTGCTTCTGAGCTCATCTTTTACTTCAGAGAATATCTCAAGATTCAAGACAATTACGAGAAGAGACAGTGGTAAGGCATGgatatatatacttttgcaGAGATGTTGTGCCATTTGCTGCAATGATCACAGTGGAGTGTACCATGGTCAGATCTAACACACTGTTCAAAGCTGCGACCTTAAGAGGATTAAGCTATTATGTCTTTGTCGCACACTTCCCCGTCGTCCAATTTGCTTCATCTTTGGAAGGTAATCTCCTTAGCTACTCTTTCCGGGTATATAATGGTAAAGCATCTGAGCTTGTTATACTTTCATTCGCATATCAAGAACATTTCTTGCAGCCATTCTCATCATCAAGATTTTCTTACTTGAGCTTGTCAGGTAGTAAATATGAGTATTTTTCGGGTActatccaatcttatcattgggGTGACTTGTAAAGGATGGAAGAAGTAATGCTAAGAAGCTCTGCAACTCTCGCACAGATCATTGGCACAATAGTATCGATATCTGatgctcttgttgttgttatctaTGAAGTCCTAAAAAGTCTTGCTGCTGCATATCTTACTAATACTTCATACGATTCAAGTTGGATAATTGGAGGCCTTCAGATACATATACTTGAACAGATTGATGAGTGAGATTTTTTGTTGATGACACATAAACTTGAGCTAAATTTGGGGGCTGTACATGAGTTCAGAGTCAGGGTCATGGAGATATACCCTGAAGAAGTAACCGTAATCTATAGCTTAAACCGGATATGGCCCTCGCTGCAGTCAATGTACTCAGTTGGAAGTCAAACCTTATATAACTTGCTTCAAATACTGACTCTTATCTTAAGCTCAGAAACTAACATTCTGTTTCAGGGAGTATTTGTTTCATCATTGGGCTAGTCAGTTATACACACATAGGGGTATGCATCTGAAGGGTCCAGTACGTCTACGTATCCTTTGTTCAAACCGTTGTCTTTTGAAATTGCAGTCGTCATGGGTGCTTTATTCCTTGGCGATGCACTCAACCTTGGGAGCTACCATATATTTCAACTATAGTGTGTCTCTTTCTTGAGAAACAtcagtgataaaaaaaaagttacttctactttgttaaaatatttagcCTCATGATTTTCATGTTTACTGTTTTGCATCTGTGTGTTGTAGGCAGTGTGATTGGATCAATAATATTGAGCTTTGGATTATATGCTGCGATTTGGGGCCAAAGCAAGAGAGGATATAACCAAAACAGCAAGTCTTTCTGAGCAGTCACTTTTGTTGCCTAATCGcaacaaagaagatgaaaacacGTTATGTTAGATGCAAGTGGGAACTTATTTATGGTCCCATTAAAGATGTCCTTGTCTATGTTTACATGGTTTATAAGNTTTCAGGGAGTATTTGTTTCATCATTGGGCTAGTCAGTTATACACACATAGGGGTATGCATCTGAAGGGTCCAGTACGTCTACGTATCCTTTGTTCAAACCGTTGTCTTTTGAAATTGCAGTCGTCATGGGTGCTTTATTCCTTGGCGATGCACTCAACCTTGGGAGCTACCATATATTTCAACTATAGTGTGTCTCTTTCTTGAGAAACAtcagtgataaaaaaaaagttacttctactttgttaaaatatttagcCTCATGATTTTCATGTTTACTGTTTTGCATCTGTGTGTTGTAGGCAGTGTGATTGGATCAATAATATTGAGCTTTGGATTATATGCTGCGATTTGGGGCCAAAGCAAGAGAGGATATAACCAAAACAGCAAGTCTTTCTGAGCAGTCACTTTTGTTGCCTAATCGcaacaaagaagatgaaaacacGTTATGTTAGATGCAAGTGGGAACTTATTTATGGTCCCATTAAAGATGTCCTTGTCTATGTTTACATGGTTTATAAGCAAAAATTAGTATCTCTCTTGTATTTTCTTGGAGTCATTAACTGATTTTTGTACCCATTTAAAATGGTCCCTAAGTATCCTTGTCTAGCTATATTTACGTCACATGTTATAGGTTTGTTAATTACTGTTTACTGATGTGCAAACGTATGgcctatatattattatattcattttttttttattttttttaccacaATAAAAAATCAGCTCATAAGAGTCAATACGAAGAAAAATCAtctatgaacaaaacatgatgcggcGAGGTACGCGTTTGGTGTGCCAAAAAGTCCGCACTTACATTaacattttttgaaattaaagataaaaagaaaaaagaaaactcctccctgtccATCTTGATATCGTCGAGGTAGGGTTTGAAGGCGGGCCAGTCctgaggagaagacaccatcttcaccaagtctgagcaaTCTGTATAGAACGCCACGTCGCGATAGTCATATCCAATCATGCAACGCAAAGCCCAGACTAAGGCTTCTACTTCAGCGTGCAATGGAGAAAGACTACGTCGGAAATTGACTGCGCCCCTCGTTGTCGAAGCTTCCTGAAAGGATGAACATACccatcctgcacctgcaaaaacaTCCCCTGCCTTCCATGAACCATCTACAAAACACCGATAACCTGAGAAAACATTAGGTAGATGGCCGACACGCCCCGGAACCGGAATGCCAGGGACGCTTAGATGGGGGGATACATCCTCCTCCCCATCATCTGTCTGAGCCTGCAACCATGTAGATGCCTCACCTACGGCAACCGCAGCGACGTCCGCTGGCCTTTCCATGGTATTCTCAAAAATCCGAGCATTCCGCGccttccagatataccacatgATCCACGGAAAAGCCTATACTTGAGACCCCGGATTGGATGACCCCAAAAAATGATCCATATTAGCATACAACGAATCCGTGGGAAAGGAAACTGGTCCCACCAGCACCTGAGATAGAGCCCAAACCTGTCTAGCAGGCGGACACCGGAAAATAGCATGATTAACAGTTTCCTCATCATCCCCACACCTTGCACAAACTGAATCACATGCAATACCCTGCTTCTTTAGATTCACCGAAACCGAAATACATCTGGATAAAACTTGCCACATGAAGTGCTTAATCTTTGGTGGACAAGCCACCTTCCAAACCCCCACAAGAAGAAGGGTAATATCCGGTCCACAGTGCGgattctttattattattattgttaatttgttattcattttttatcCAGAGTAATAATGTCTAAtgtagattttttcttttgtttgatttcaatTATTTCTAGTCATTATTCTTTAGAAAAACTACAAAAAGTCTTCCTAGTAAACTTTTTTGATCATTCACTATTTTAATCAGTAAAATAATtgaatgtaaagaaaaaaaaataagtttcaaTATTATTGGTCaagaaatgtatatatttatgcCATTGAatctaagaccatctccaaacATAGTTCCAAATTTGGAagttctatttatttttataattgaaaaatatataaaactaaatttttggTACCAAAACCTCTACATTTAGAACcaactctatttttttgttgggcATTTTGAtttaactttaatatttttgagtttaGAAAAGTTTCATTTTATCTGTCGCCCCATTCTTCCTCCTTATCTCGAACTCGGAAGATTTAAAACATCTTAGAATCACCATTGGAAATGGtcttagatattatatataatcttgaccaaaaaaattatacatagtGCAAGTCCTTGActcttgtaaaataaaatttctctaaaaaaaattgaaagataacATCATGTTTCTTcactttttgataaaaaaatgaatatattatgtTATGGATACCttgataattttcttttaaaattttaatgataaatGGACATTATGACTTTGAATGGATATTGCGGTTAGCGTGAACTCATTCTTCACTCTATATTTTAGGTGGACAACAAACTGTTGCTGACTTAATTTATTTAAGTAAAAATGGTTTACAGTTGGTCtagaacagtttttttttccaaattttctcaGTTCACAATAATACGAACTATAGTTTatgaatgataaataaaatGCAATCCGGTCTACAAGCGGATTTGTTCGCTCAACCTGCCATAACCATTCGAACCTTGTATCTTtgcaattttcatatttaattgagtTACATCACATGATTTGAATACTGAATTATATAAGAATGGAAGCATTTGAAGATGACATTACCAATGTTTTAACCAACTACAATTAGAATATGTCATTAGatgtaaaaggaaaaaaacaaaattacatgaTGACACTGTTTCACCAGTCTTTTCTCATCAGGACCccaatatattaagaaaaaaataaaataattatatatgagagagaagaagaagaaagccaaGAAGTACTACTAAAAATGGCTCCGGGAAGGTTATGTAACGGAGATGGCTGGATCTTGACGGCAATGGTTGCGTCGGAGATTTCTAACGTCGGAGTAAACCTTCTTGTCAAAGCAGCAACTTCCAAAGGACTTAGCCCATTTGTGGTTCTTGTCTATTCTTACACTTttggatctcttcttcttcttcctcttaccttcttctccttgaggTTCCTCTTCTCATTCTCACGACTCTGTTTCAAGTTTTTGATAAGTAATTTCTCTTACATATATAACAAGACCCCTCTACAGAACAAGATCTCTCCCTCCGTTGACGTTTTCGATCCTATGCAACATGGGGATTCTTGGTCTAATTGCgtaagtaatttttattttgtaatcctAAATTTAGAAGCAAGTTGAATTTATACTTCTTCCTAGCTAGGTTTCAAAATCAGTTATTGGTTGGTTCTTGAActgtatataaaaagatatcTATCACATTTGAGTTTCCATGGTTTCTGAATGACATATAAAAGGTAGTAAGTTACTTGGCCCATGTTTCTCGGGTAATATAATTCATAAACGgataaagaaaatcaaaagatctTGGTATTTAAAATGagttcaaattttgttattaggGTAAATCTATACCTTTATGAAAGTTACTAGATGTTCACCGCGGTACACCGTGatactaatttttaatttaaaaatgtaaaatataatttttattatactacttatatatgtatgtaatgttttgaaaattttaagtgAACAATATGTTgcatcaatatattatgtagtgtataaatagtatattttagGTGTAGTGTGTTCTAGTAAAGTTAGGATATCATAGTgtcaattaaattttatttagtattaattgTACAGTTTTTTGTATGTGTTTATTTAGTTTGCaatgtataaataatattatttgaaattatcttgaatttttttaattataagagtATACTATATTgtgatattataattttgtttgtctcATCTATTTATAATTAGACACTTTGGAATATATAGTTGTGGTGTGCATAGAATCCTTATAATTTTTGacgtattaaataaaaataagctcCCTATTAGTAATTTGAGAATCAAAAAGTTACATCACAAATCTCGGCTGTGATCATTGTCCAAAGTAAACCAATATCTCTCTATTTAATGTGAAAATCTTATAGCCCAATCTTTGTAAGAGAGTAATTTCATCAAaccatatttataaatttaaataaaaaatatttaatttcaatGACATGCTTATAAATAAGTCTGAACTTTagaatttatttcataaatgtctcaacaaatgtatatatagatttttatcgtgtacttcccaattaataaaGAGGGgataattgataaaaaaatatatattttttttaccttttattgCAATGActtagaagtttttttttcttttctttttccgcATTAACCAAGTAGAGGTATCTTCTTAGTTTTATTACtattagaagaacaaaaaaaacgtaGTCAAACTAAGTATGCAATGAACCTATAAAAAGAATTGTTTATGGAAGACATTTTACttacattttgatattttgttttcataaaaagaACAGAAGTGCGTTTCAAATCGCAGGCTACAATGGGATCAAATACAGCTCGCCGACTCTATCTTCGGCCATGAGCAATGTCAATCCTGCTTTTACCTTCATCCTGGCCGTTATTTTTCGGTAATATCTTTTTCCCCTAAATATCCCAAATAGTTAGTAATTAGTTGAAACCGTTCACAgcttttctgattttgtttgctTTACGTTATAAGATTGCTTATACTTTAAGGAGGCCAACGGTAAACTTTAAGGAGGCCACGGGAAATTTGTTACTAGTTTAGATCCTTAACAATTAATTGTGTAATATAACAATTGAAAAATGTGTACCACACTCCACACAAGTCCCATTTTAATATTATTGAGAC from the Camelina sativa cultivar DH55 chromosome 12, Cs, whole genome shotgun sequence genome contains:
- the LOC104732814 gene encoding WAT1-related protein At5g40230 isoform X1, which gives rise to MTGEAREQIEAWRYFCRDVVPFTAMVAVECVTVGSNTLFKAATLRGLSFYVFVFYTYVGAALVLLPLSLIFGRSKRLPSPKTPVFFKIFLLALVGFMSMIAGCKGIEYSSPTLASAISNLTPAFTFTLAVIFRMEQVVLRSSATQAKIIGTIVSISGALVVVLYKGPKVLTAASLTPPSPTISLYQHLTSFDSKWIIGGLLLATQYLLVSVWYILQTRVMELYPEEITVVFLYTLCATLISAPVCLYVEKDLTSFMLKPGLSLAAVMYSGGVVSSLGTVIHTWGLHLKGPVYISLFKPLSIVIAVAMGVVFLGDALYLGSVIGSMILSLGFYTVIWGKAREDAIITVNGSEQLPLLLTHTIE
- the LOC104732814 gene encoding WAT1-related protein At5g40230 isoform X2: MVAVECVTVGSNTLFKAATLRGLSFYVFVFYTYVGAALVLLPLSLIFGRSKRLPSPKTPVFFKIFLLALVGFMSMIAGCKGIEYSSPTLASAISNLTPAFTFTLAVIFRMEQVVLRSSATQAKIIGTIVSISGALVVVLYKGPKVLTAASLTPPSPTISLYQHLTSFDSKWIIGGLLLATQYLLVSVWYILQTRVMELYPEEITVVFLYTLCATLISAPVCLYVEKDLTSFMLKPGLSLAAVMYSGGVVSSLGTVIHTWGLHLKGPVYISLFKPLSIVIAVAMGVVFLGDALYLGSVIGSMILSLGFYTVIWGKAREDAIITVNGSEQLPLLLTHTIE
- the LOC104732813 gene encoding WAT1-related protein At5g40240-like, whose product is MRETGEEKVAWIYFTRDVVPFAAMFAVECTSVGSNTLYKAATLRGLSFYVFVLYSYVVSTTLLLPLSLVFGRSRRLPSAKSPLFFKIFLLGLVGFMSQIFGCKGIEYSSPTLASAISNLTPAFTFTLAVVFRMERVMLSSSATQAKIIGAILSISGALVIVLYKGPKVLAAASSTPSSLTISSHQHLASVESSWMLGGLLLSSQYFLISVWYIIQTRVMEVYPEEITVVFFYNLFATLISAPVCLFAESNLTSWVLKPDITLTAIIYSGVFVSLFSALTHTWGLHLKGPVYISLFRPLSIAIAVAMGAIFLGDSLHLGSVIGSIILCFGFYTVIWGKAREDTIKTVAGSQRSPLLITHIIEDEAFPLR